Proteins encoded by one window of Pseudomonadota bacterium:
- a CDS encoding ATP-dependent metalloprotease, protein VGILHKMAETLIKYETIESAQIDDLMAGRIPRPPKDWSEEERKGTPKDKTPQVVDNGDQKADGAIGGPASLH, encoded by the coding sequence ACGTGGGCATCTTACACAAGATGGCGGAGACGCTTATCAAGTACGAGACCATCGAGAGCGCGCAGATTGACGATCTCATGGCCGGCCGCATCCCACGTCCCCCCAAGGACTGGTCGGAAGAGGAGCGTAAGGGCACGCCGAAAGACAAGACGCCGCAAGTGGTTGACAACGGGGACCAAAAAGCAGACGGCGCGATCGGAGGGCCGGCAAGCTTGCATTGA